A stretch of DNA from Oryza brachyantha chromosome 4, ObraRS2, whole genome shotgun sequence:
TGCGATCGGGAACTTCTGTATCTGCTCGATTGCGGTTGGTATTGTGATCGAGATCATTGTTATGTTCCCGATCCAGCACCGTGCCTACCGCAGTGGGATTGAGAACCTGTTGGTCCTCTTGATCGGTGGTATCCCAATTGCCATGCCTACTGTGCTCTCGGTCACCATGGCTATTGGTTCCCACAAGTTGTCCCAGCAGGGTGCTATCACCAAGAGGATGACTGCCATCGAGGAGATGGCTGGCATGGATGTTCTGTGCAGTGACAAGACCGGAACCCTCACCCTTAACAAGCTGAGTGTCGACAAGAACCTTGTTGAAGTGTTCACAAAAGGTGTTGACAAGGACCATGTTTTGTTGCTGGCTGCAAGGGCATCTAGGACAGAAAACCAAGACGCCATTGATGCTGCCATGGTTGGTATGCTTGCTGATCCTAAGGAGGCCAGGGCCGGTATCAGGGAAGTGCACTTCTTGCCCTTCAACCCAGTTGACAAGAGGACCGCTCTAACTTACATTGACGCCGATGGAAACTGGCACCGTGCCAGCAAGGGTGCTCCTGAGCAGGTGAGAAAGATTGCACCCATGTTTTGCTACATTTTTTATGCTTTTAACACGTTACTGATGGATATTTTGGTTGAAATTTGGACAGATCCTGACCCTGTGCAACTGCAAGGAGGATGTGAAGAGGAAGGTGCACAATGTGATTGACAAGTATGCTGAGCGTGGGCTTCGTTCTCTTGCAGTTGCAAGACAGGTATACTGACTGCCTTAATGATCGATTGTTTTTCTAGCGTTTATTGAGCCATATTCTTATACCAGTATGATGATGTTGCAGGAAGTACCTGAGAAATCGAAGGACTCTGCTGGTGGACCATGGCAATTCGTAGGTCTGCTGCCCCTGTTTGATCCCCCGAGGCATGACAGTGCTGAAACTATCCGGAAAGCACTCCATCTTGGTGTGAATGTTAAGATGATCACTGGTATGTACAGTCTTAtagaaacaagaaagaaatatgATGAGTTTTGTCAGAGCTAATGATTGAATTTTGATGTACATCAGGTGACCAGCTTGCTATTGGTAAGGAGACTGGAAGGAGGCTTGGAATGGGCACAAACATGTATCCTTCATCCGCATTGCTCGGACAAAACAAGGACGCTTCACTTGAAGCACTTCCTGTGGACGAGCTCATTGAGAAGGCTGATGGTTTTGCTGGAGTCTTCCCTGGTATGGTTCGGATGCAGACTTACCTACTTATTTGCTTCCAATGTTTTCAGTCCTCAATGTGTTTCTTGTTATGCAGAGCACAAATATGAGATCGTGAAGAGGTTGCAGGAGAAGAAGCACATCGTCGGTATGACCGGAGATGGTGTGAATGATGCCCCTGCTCTTAAGAAGGCCGACATTGGTATTGCTGTTGCTGATGCTACAGATGCTGCAAGAAGTGCTTCCGACATTGTGCTCACTGAGCCAGGTCTTAGTGTCATTATCAGCGCTGTCCTCACTAGCAGATGCATCTTCCAGAGGATGAAGAACTATACTGTAAGTTCTCCGGTTCTTCCTTTGCAAATAGCTTGTATTATCTGTAAAacatatgaatatattatCACATTGCATTCTgactttgtatttattttgtcttGTGTACATCAGATTTATGCAGTTTCCATCACCATCCGTATAGTGGTAAGTACTTGCcagcatttttttaacataaaaactAGAATATGAAGTCTTTTCTAGATTTTCAAGAatctaaaatcatttttactTTGCAGCTTGGATTTTTGCTTATTGCCCTGATCTGGAAATACGACTTCTCACCCTTCATGGTCCTTATCATTGCCATCCTGAACGATGGTATGCATTCCTATGCTAAAGTAGTACAACTAAATATTCCCTGCATGTACATCCCTAGTGCAAGAATCAGTTCTCACACAATGTTTTTGTAGGTACCATTATGACGATCTCAAAGGACAGAGTTAAGCCTTCTCCCTTACCAGACAGCTGGAAGCTGAAGGAAATCTTTGCTACTGGTATTGTGCTCGGAAGCTATCTTGCTCTGATGACCGTTATTTTCTTCTGGGCCATGCACAAGACAGACTTTTTCTCGGTATGCTTTCAGTCTATTCAACAATTTTGCCTACCCTATCTGTAGTTTGTCCGCTATGCTATGCTTTTCTCATTATATATGTGAAGTTTGTTCTCACTAAAGTGCTTTTGCTCAGGACAAATTCGGTGTCAGGTCAATCAGGAACAGCGAACATGAGATGATGTCTGCACTCTACCTCCAAGTCAGTATTGTGAGCCAGGCCCTCATCTTCGTCACCCGTTCTCGCAGCTGGTCCTTCGTCGAACGTCCTGGCCTACTCTTGGTCACTGCATTCATGCTTGCACAGCTGGTATGTAACAAGACAGCTACTCAACAACCGAACTATCAGTGCAAATCATGCCTAATCCCAACCTTATTATTTGTGCAGGTTGCGACATTCATTGCTGTCTACGCCAACTGGAGCTTTGCCAGGATCAAGGGTATCGGCTGGGGCTGGGCTGGTGTGATCTGGCTTTACAGCATCGTGTTCTACTTCCCGCTCGACATTTTCAAGTTCTTCATCCGCTTCGTGCTGAGTGGAAGGGCCTGGGACAACCTCCTCGAGAACAAGGTACACCCATGACTCGACCTGTACATACACTGTCGTCCACTCCCTTTTTCAGCATGCTGATGAGCTTCCgaacctcattttttttcagattgcGTTCACCACCAAGAAGGATTACggcagagaggagagggaggcacAATGGGCTACCGCACAAAGAACACTTCACGGCCTCCAGCCACCTGAGGTCGCCTCCAACGCTCTCTTCAACGACAAGAGCAGCTACCGCGAGCTCTCTGAGATCGCCGAGCAAGCCAAGAGGAGAGCTGAGATCGCAAGGTACAATACAATGCTCACTTCCAACATTGACAAAACCAATCAAGTGCTTGACCACTTGTTAAATGTTGCTGAAAACTAAACGAATTGTTCTTGGATGGATGACCTGCAGGCTGAGAGAGCTGAACACTCTCAAGGGCCACGTCGAATCAGTGGTGAAGCTGAAAGGGCTGGACATCGACACAATCC
This window harbors:
- the LOC102716312 gene encoding plasma membrane ATPase encodes the protein MGGLEEIKNEAVDLENIPIEEVFEQLKCTREGLTSDEGARRIEVFGPNKLEEKKESKVLKFLGFMWNPLSWVMEMAAIMAIALANGGGKPPDWEDFVGIIVLLVINSTISFIEENNAGNAAAALMANLAPKTKVLRDGRWGEQEAAILVPGDIISIKLGDIVPADARLLEGDPLKIDQSALTGESLPVTKNPGDEVFSGSTCKQGEIEAVVIATGVHTFFGKAAHLVDSTNQVGHFQSVLTAIGNFCICSIAVGIVIEIIVMFPIQHRAYRSGIENLLVLLIGGIPIAMPTVLSVTMAIGSHKLSQQGAITKRMTAIEEMAGMDVLCSDKTGTLTLNKLSVDKNLVEVFTKGVDKDHVLLLAARASRTENQDAIDAAMVGMLADPKEARAGIREVHFLPFNPVDKRTALTYIDADGNWHRASKGAPEQILTLCNCKEDVKRKVHNVIDKYAERGLRSLAVARQEVPEKSKDSAGGPWQFVGLLPLFDPPRHDSAETIRKALHLGVNVKMITGDQLAIGKETGRRLGMGTNMYPSSALLGQNKDASLEALPVDELIEKADGFAGVFPEHKYEIVKRLQEKKHIVGMTGDGVNDAPALKKADIGIAVADATDAARSASDIVLTEPGLSVIISAVLTSRCIFQRMKNYTIYAVSITIRIVLGFLLIALIWKYDFSPFMVLIIAILNDGTIMTISKDRVKPSPLPDSWKLKEIFATGIVLGSYLALMTVIFFWAMHKTDFFSDKFGVRSIRNSEHEMMSALYLQVSIVSQALIFVTRSRSWSFVERPGLLLVTAFMLAQLVATFIAVYANWSFARIKGIGWGWAGVIWLYSIVFYFPLDIFKFFIRFVLSGRAWDNLLENKIAFTTKKDYGREEREAQWATAQRTLHGLQPPEVASNALFNDKSSYRELSEIAEQAKRRAEIARLRELNTLKGHVESVVKLKGLDIDTIQQNYTV